One stretch of Schlesneria sp. DSM 10557 DNA includes these proteins:
- a CDS encoding PIG-L family deacetylase, with protein MSEDLPRPLDVLAVGAHPDDVEIAVGGTLANLVRQGYQVGICDLTNGEPTPGSPGVQTRLDEAQEAARILGLQMRETLTLPNRCLFDSFAARIALARVIRHWRPKIVLGIAGKTPMASPDHWQAMQITDAAVFYSRLTKWDDEFAGLNVHTVTKQLWYPLGLSTLEQPELSGRFVVDISATLSTKLEAVRAYKTQFPPSKDRVFRLVESQNRFYGATAGFEAGELLISATPLGVRDLVATLCPTGTTPPSVNPNIGAP; from the coding sequence ATGAGTGAAGACCTGCCACGCCCCCTGGATGTGCTCGCCGTTGGAGCTCATCCCGATGACGTCGAAATCGCAGTGGGAGGAACTCTCGCCAATCTGGTCCGCCAGGGATATCAGGTCGGAATCTGTGACTTAACGAATGGAGAACCAACGCCGGGAAGTCCCGGTGTTCAGACTCGCCTTGACGAAGCCCAGGAAGCCGCGCGCATTCTCGGCCTTCAGATGCGCGAGACGCTGACGCTGCCAAACCGCTGCCTGTTTGATTCGTTCGCAGCACGGATCGCACTCGCACGTGTCATTCGGCACTGGCGACCTAAGATCGTCCTGGGGATCGCGGGCAAGACTCCGATGGCATCACCTGACCACTGGCAGGCAATGCAGATCACGGACGCTGCGGTTTTTTATAGTCGGCTAACGAAGTGGGATGACGAGTTCGCCGGGCTGAACGTGCATACCGTCACGAAGCAACTGTGGTACCCGCTTGGGCTTTCCACACTGGAACAGCCCGAACTGTCCGGCCGCTTTGTCGTCGATATTTCAGCAACACTCTCAACGAAACTGGAAGCCGTTCGCGCTTATAAAACCCAATTCCCTCCCTCCAAAGACCGTGTCTTCCGACTCGTCGAGAGCCAGAACCGGTTCTATGGAGCGACTGCTGGCTTTGAAGCGGGAGAGCTGTTAATCAGCGCGACGCCGCTGGGAGTTCGAGATCTGGTAGCCACGTTGTGCCCCACCGGCACAACGCCCCCGTCCGTCAACCCGAACATCGGCGCACCATGA
- a CDS encoding alpha/beta fold hydrolase, with protein sequence MSDLKTTFTSGSKFPAAGDAVSASSKTAGLHPYPDSRSPDADPRIDGAGEPCPAPLMWQEILEKYHSESTPWQFDHGRHRILGRTWGSGPPLYFLNHFAGTAELFALTLWLLKDEFRCVVFDVTATHPKKSSRSTITDFAADLFAVANEQGDSRVSIYGAGFGAAVAMEAALHSPASIEHLFLQHGFAYRRLSYFERALASVCLQSSRNLNDLPQRRRFQAVNHQPWFPPFDSSRFEFLLESTGTIPLRDLAEKAFAAHSYDIRSRLSEISAPALLLRTEGEGRIAAEAQDVLTEKLLNCRTEWMHSAGQHPYLTHPHRVAKLVRMFVATALPQSGGI encoded by the coding sequence ATGTCGGATCTCAAAACCACGTTCACTTCAGGCTCAAAATTTCCTGCAGCGGGAGATGCGGTCAGCGCATCCTCGAAAACCGCCGGACTGCACCCGTACCCAGATTCACGGTCGCCTGATGCGGACCCCCGAATCGATGGCGCCGGTGAACCCTGTCCGGCTCCGCTGATGTGGCAAGAGATTCTCGAGAAGTATCATTCGGAAAGTACCCCGTGGCAGTTTGATCACGGGCGTCATCGAATCCTTGGTCGAACCTGGGGAAGCGGTCCCCCGCTGTACTTCCTCAACCATTTCGCGGGCACAGCAGAACTCTTCGCACTCACCCTCTGGTTATTGAAAGATGAGTTTCGGTGTGTGGTCTTCGACGTTACGGCAACCCACCCAAAGAAAAGTTCACGATCCACCATCACCGACTTTGCAGCTGACCTGTTCGCCGTTGCCAACGAACAGGGAGATTCGCGCGTCTCAATCTACGGTGCCGGGTTCGGGGCGGCGGTGGCGATGGAGGCTGCACTGCACTCCCCGGCATCGATCGAGCACCTGTTCCTGCAGCACGGATTTGCCTATCGACGGCTGTCATACTTCGAGAGAGCACTCGCGTCGGTCTGTCTTCAGTCGTCTCGAAACCTGAACGACCTTCCGCAACGGCGTCGATTCCAGGCGGTGAATCATCAACCATGGTTTCCACCCTTCGACTCATCTCGCTTCGAATTCCTGCTCGAAAGTACCGGGACGATTCCCCTCCGTGACCTCGCCGAGAAGGCATTCGCCGCGCATTCGTATGATATTCGGTCGCGACTCTCGGAGATCTCCGCGCCAGCTCTTCTTCTGCGTACAGAAGGGGAAGGGCGAATTGCGGCCGAGGCTCAAGATGTACTTACAGAAAAACTTCTGAATTGCCGGACTGAATGGATGCATTCTGCAGGGCAACACCCCTACCTGACTCATCCTCATCGCGTCGCAAAACTGGTTAGAATGTTTGTGGCCACAGCCCTCCCGCAGAGCGGCGGAATCTGA
- the lepB gene encoding signal peptidase I, whose product MTELPSNLPNDERRDSDSPHIEQDNRGTFRALLEAFVSLFIAVLLFRTFAAEGYMISTGSMAPCLLGYHKRVVCPTCKTTFPFGTAYDTDDDPEANRVMTSRSRAVCPNCGQPGIDVSDVPRNHGDQLLVNKQAYLYQQPRRWDVIVFRNPARPTEAYVKRLVGLPGERIQIIAGDVYVNDEIARKTYQQQLATRILVHDHSHLPADDDGFHPHWEAAISTVEPDERSHAGWEALGTGFQMKGGHVRRPDKEPIDWVEYHHWVRSGGLHNTSVHLEQWPTDVNTASVPPSGLRFDPRSGEFSVTGTLSASTARELLDLSDDEAFRNAVLDLYQASHVVSVSDSYGYNPVDEVGAPNPVRDLMVSAQVTIEGGSGEFFVEITNGVMIYHVVFDIVHREVLLYEEPLQQGVPLNSEPTGTEWQSEAVAVAPWPKSMSKSGGKIEVSLIDKQVLIAVDGQVVMPPWQFDYPVSVPPSRIPLRVGARGLDVKIDQLKLYRDVYYTDTRSRHAINRPYQLKKDEFFVLGDNSPVSHDSRRWNSPVVNQTHLIGKPFLVHLPSKPGSLRMGNRELQLRIPDWERIRFLR is encoded by the coding sequence ATGACTGAACTTCCATCCAATTTGCCGAACGATGAAAGGCGTGACTCCGACAGCCCGCACATCGAACAGGACAACCGTGGGACTTTCCGGGCCCTTCTGGAAGCATTCGTTTCGCTGTTTATCGCCGTCCTGCTATTCCGCACGTTCGCCGCAGAAGGTTACATGATCTCGACAGGATCGATGGCACCCTGTCTACTCGGCTATCACAAACGCGTCGTCTGCCCGACATGCAAGACCACCTTCCCGTTTGGAACGGCCTACGATACAGACGATGACCCCGAAGCCAATCGAGTCATGACCAGCCGGTCGCGCGCGGTCTGTCCGAATTGCGGTCAACCGGGTATTGATGTGTCGGACGTACCCCGAAACCACGGCGATCAGCTGCTGGTCAACAAGCAGGCATACCTCTATCAACAACCCCGTCGCTGGGATGTGATCGTCTTCCGAAACCCGGCCCGGCCGACGGAAGCGTATGTCAAACGCCTGGTGGGACTGCCCGGTGAGCGGATCCAGATCATCGCGGGCGATGTCTACGTCAATGACGAGATTGCCCGGAAGACATACCAGCAACAGTTGGCGACGCGGATCCTGGTCCATGACCACAGTCATCTTCCGGCGGACGATGACGGATTCCACCCTCATTGGGAAGCAGCCATTTCCACAGTCGAACCAGATGAGCGCAGTCATGCCGGATGGGAGGCACTGGGGACCGGTTTCCAGATGAAAGGTGGACACGTCCGACGCCCCGACAAAGAGCCAATTGATTGGGTCGAGTACCACCATTGGGTTCGATCGGGGGGGCTACATAATACCTCAGTCCATCTCGAACAATGGCCCACAGACGTTAACACAGCATCGGTCCCTCCGTCTGGACTCCGGTTTGATCCACGCTCAGGCGAGTTCAGTGTGACGGGAACCTTGTCCGCATCGACCGCACGCGAGCTGCTGGACCTGTCCGACGACGAGGCGTTCCGAAATGCGGTTCTTGATCTGTACCAGGCATCACATGTGGTCAGCGTCTCGGACAGTTACGGATACAACCCGGTAGACGAAGTCGGTGCCCCGAATCCCGTCCGGGATCTGATGGTTTCCGCCCAGGTCACCATTGAAGGAGGGTCAGGAGAATTCTTCGTTGAAATCACCAATGGCGTGATGATCTATCACGTGGTCTTCGACATTGTTCACCGTGAGGTCCTGCTCTACGAAGAACCACTTCAACAAGGGGTTCCGTTGAACTCGGAGCCTACAGGAACGGAGTGGCAGTCAGAAGCAGTCGCTGTCGCACCATGGCCGAAGTCGATGTCAAAGAGCGGAGGAAAGATCGAAGTTTCACTGATCGATAAGCAAGTTCTCATCGCGGTGGACGGTCAAGTTGTGATGCCTCCGTGGCAATTCGACTACCCCGTCTCGGTTCCTCCGTCACGAATTCCACTCCGAGTCGGTGCTCGCGGGCTCGACGTCAAAATTGATCAGCTCAAGCTTTATCGTGACGTTTACTACACCGACACGCGCAGTCGACATGCCATCAACCGGCCGTACCAACTGAAGAAGGACGAATTTTTTGTCCTGGGGGACAACAGCCCCGTGTCACATGACAGCCGCCGCTGGAACAGTCCTGTCGTGAATCAAACGCACCTGATAGGGAAGCCGTTTCTCGTTCACCTACCATCAAAGCCGGGCAGCCTTCGCATGGGCAATCGCGAACTTCAGTTGCGGATTCCTGATTGGGAACGGATTCGTTTTCTGAGGTGA